The following proteins come from a genomic window of Acinonyx jubatus isolate Ajub_Pintada_27869175 chromosome C1, VMU_Ajub_asm_v1.0, whole genome shotgun sequence:
- the CSF1 gene encoding macrophage colony-stimulating factor 1 isoform X2: protein MTARGAAGRCPPTTWLSRLLLLVCLLVSRSITEEVSERCSHMIGNGHLQFLQQLIDSQMETSCQIAFEFVDQEQLKDPVCYLKKAFLLVQDIMEDTMRFKDNTPNANVIVTLQELSLRLSSCFTKDYEEQDKACVRTFHETPLQLLEKIKNVFNETKNLLKKDWNVFSKNCNKSFEKCSSQDVVTKPDCNCLYPKATPTSDLASVSPQQPLAPSTAPMAGLTRADSEGTEGGSLLPSELPLRTVDLEPGTAKQRPPRSTCQSFDSPEPPGVEASPIGDSPQPQSSAGAPTPGMEHILDSVLGTNWTLEEASGEASEGPVPQGAELSSSRPGGGSIQAKMTARPSDLLSASFPLSYSARSQQPEDMTSIPLPTVGPARPTGQAQSHTPEKTDRPSAKPRDHQEPGSARTPSRPPRSLSSLRTPSRPPRSPGSPSALSAQPGLPGSHSWGHVLPIRELEGRRSTRDRRSPTELEGQASEGHRPSARFNSVPLTDTGHDRQQEGPSDPQLPGFVFRLLVPSIILVLLAVGGLLFYRQRRRPPDPG, encoded by the exons ATGACCGCGCGGGGCGCCGCCGGGCGCTGCCCTCCCACG ACATGGCTGAGCCGCCTGCTACTGCTGGTCTGTCTCCTGGTGAGCAGGAGTATTACCGAGGAGGTGTCAGAGCGCTGTAGCCACATGATTGGGAACGGACACCTGCAGTTCCTGCAGCAGCTG ATTGACAGTCAGATGGAGACTTCGTGCCAAATTGCCTTTGAGTTTGTAGACCAGGAGCAGTTG AAAGATCCCGTGTGCTACCTTAAGAAGGCCTTTCTCCTAGTGCAAGACATAATGGAGGACACCATGCGCTTCAAAGACAATACTCCCAATGCCAATGTCATCGTGACGCTCCAGGAACTCTCTCTGAGGCTAAGCAGCTGCTTCACCAAGGACTATGAAGAGCAGGACAAG GCCTGTGTACGAACTTTCCATGAGACACCCCTCCAGTTGCTGGAAAAGATCAAGAATGTCTTTAATGAAACAAAGAATCTCCTTAAAAAGGACTGGAACGTTTTCAGCAAGAACTGCAACAAGAGCTTTGAGAAATGCTCCAGCCAAG ATGTGGTGACCAAGCCTGATTGCAACTGCCTGTACCCCAAAGCCACCCCTACCAGTGACCTGGCCTCTGTCTCCCCTCAGCAGCCCCTTGCCCCCTCCACGGCCCCCATGGCTGGCTTGACCCGGGCTGACTCTGAGGGGACAGAGGGCGGCTCCCTCTTGCCCAGTGAGCTGCCCCTCCGCACAGTGGACCTGGAGCCGGGCACTGCCAAGCAGCGAccacccaggagcacctgccAGAGCTTTGACTCTCCAGAGCCCCCGGGTGTAGAGGCCAGTCCTATCGGAGACTCACCTCAGCCCCAGTCCTCTGCCGGGGCCCCCACCCCTGGGATGGAGCACATTCTTGACTCTGTGTTAGGCACTAACTGGACCCTAGAAGAGGCCTCCGGAGAGGCTAGTGAGGGTCCCGTACCCCAAGGGGCAGAGCTTTCCTCCTCCAGGCCGGGAGGAGGCAGCATCCAGGCCAAGATGACCGCCAGGCCCAGTGACCTCTTGTCAGCATCTTTTCCATTGTCCTACTCAGCCAGGAGCCAGCAGCCAGAGGACATGACTAGCATACCCCTGCCCACGGTGGGCCCTGCGAGACCCACTGGCCAGGCCCAGAGTCATACACCTGAGAAGACAGACCGTCCATCTGCCAAGCCCAGAGACCACCAGGAGCCAGGCTCTGCCAGGACCCCGTCGCGGCCCCCACGAAGCCTCAGCAGTCTCAGGACCCCGTCACGGCCTCCACGAAGCCCCGGCAGTCCCTCGGCCCTCTCTGCACAGCCAGGTCTTCCCGGAAGCCACTCCTGGGGCCATGTGCTGCCCATCAGGGAGTTGGAGGGCAGAAGGAGCACCAGGGATCGGAGGAGCCCCACAGAGCTGGAAGGACAAGCAAGTGAGGGGCACAGGCCCTCAGCCCGCTTTAATTCCGTTCCTTTGACTGACACAGGCCATGACAGGCAGCAGGAGGGACCCTCAGACCCTCAGCTCCCCGGGTTTGTCTTCCGCCTGCTGGTGCCCAGCATCATCCTGGTCCTGCTGGCTGTCGGCGGCCTCCTGTTCTACAGGCAGAGACGGCGG CCCCCTGACCCAGGATGA
- the CSF1 gene encoding macrophage colony-stimulating factor 1 isoform X1, which yields MTARGAAGRCPPTTWLSRLLLLVCLLVSRSITEEVSERCSHMIGNGHLQFLQQLIDSQMETSCQIAFEFVDQEQLKDPVCYLKKAFLLVQDIMEDTMRFKDNTPNANVIVTLQELSLRLSSCFTKDYEEQDKACVRTFHETPLQLLEKIKNVFNETKNLLKKDWNVFSKNCNKSFEKCSSQDVVTKPDCNCLYPKATPTSDLASVSPQQPLAPSTAPMAGLTRADSEGTEGGSLLPSELPLRTVDLEPGTAKQRPPRSTCQSFDSPEPPGVEASPIGDSPQPQSSAGAPTPGMEHILDSVLGTNWTLEEASGEASEGPVPQGAELSSSRPGGGSIQAKMTARPSDLLSASFPLSYSARSQQPEDMTSIPLPTVGPARPTGQAQSHTPEKTDRPSAKPRDHQEPGSARTPSRPPRSLSSLRTPSRPPRSPGSPSALSAQPGLPGSHSWGHVLPIRELEGRRSTRDRRSPTELEGQASEGHRPSARFNSVPLTDTGHDRQQEGPSDPQLPGFVFRLLVPSIILVLLAVGGLLFYRQRRRSHREPQTVDSPMERPEGSPLTQDEDRQVELPV from the exons ATGACCGCGCGGGGCGCCGCCGGGCGCTGCCCTCCCACG ACATGGCTGAGCCGCCTGCTACTGCTGGTCTGTCTCCTGGTGAGCAGGAGTATTACCGAGGAGGTGTCAGAGCGCTGTAGCCACATGATTGGGAACGGACACCTGCAGTTCCTGCAGCAGCTG ATTGACAGTCAGATGGAGACTTCGTGCCAAATTGCCTTTGAGTTTGTAGACCAGGAGCAGTTG AAAGATCCCGTGTGCTACCTTAAGAAGGCCTTTCTCCTAGTGCAAGACATAATGGAGGACACCATGCGCTTCAAAGACAATACTCCCAATGCCAATGTCATCGTGACGCTCCAGGAACTCTCTCTGAGGCTAAGCAGCTGCTTCACCAAGGACTATGAAGAGCAGGACAAG GCCTGTGTACGAACTTTCCATGAGACACCCCTCCAGTTGCTGGAAAAGATCAAGAATGTCTTTAATGAAACAAAGAATCTCCTTAAAAAGGACTGGAACGTTTTCAGCAAGAACTGCAACAAGAGCTTTGAGAAATGCTCCAGCCAAG ATGTGGTGACCAAGCCTGATTGCAACTGCCTGTACCCCAAAGCCACCCCTACCAGTGACCTGGCCTCTGTCTCCCCTCAGCAGCCCCTTGCCCCCTCCACGGCCCCCATGGCTGGCTTGACCCGGGCTGACTCTGAGGGGACAGAGGGCGGCTCCCTCTTGCCCAGTGAGCTGCCCCTCCGCACAGTGGACCTGGAGCCGGGCACTGCCAAGCAGCGAccacccaggagcacctgccAGAGCTTTGACTCTCCAGAGCCCCCGGGTGTAGAGGCCAGTCCTATCGGAGACTCACCTCAGCCCCAGTCCTCTGCCGGGGCCCCCACCCCTGGGATGGAGCACATTCTTGACTCTGTGTTAGGCACTAACTGGACCCTAGAAGAGGCCTCCGGAGAGGCTAGTGAGGGTCCCGTACCCCAAGGGGCAGAGCTTTCCTCCTCCAGGCCGGGAGGAGGCAGCATCCAGGCCAAGATGACCGCCAGGCCCAGTGACCTCTTGTCAGCATCTTTTCCATTGTCCTACTCAGCCAGGAGCCAGCAGCCAGAGGACATGACTAGCATACCCCTGCCCACGGTGGGCCCTGCGAGACCCACTGGCCAGGCCCAGAGTCATACACCTGAGAAGACAGACCGTCCATCTGCCAAGCCCAGAGACCACCAGGAGCCAGGCTCTGCCAGGACCCCGTCGCGGCCCCCACGAAGCCTCAGCAGTCTCAGGACCCCGTCACGGCCTCCACGAAGCCCCGGCAGTCCCTCGGCCCTCTCTGCACAGCCAGGTCTTCCCGGAAGCCACTCCTGGGGCCATGTGCTGCCCATCAGGGAGTTGGAGGGCAGAAGGAGCACCAGGGATCGGAGGAGCCCCACAGAGCTGGAAGGACAAGCAAGTGAGGGGCACAGGCCCTCAGCCCGCTTTAATTCCGTTCCTTTGACTGACACAGGCCATGACAGGCAGCAGGAGGGACCCTCAGACCCTCAGCTCCCCGGGTTTGTCTTCCGCCTGCTGGTGCCCAGCATCATCCTGGTCCTGCTGGCTGTCGGCGGCCTCCTGTTCTACAGGCAGAGACGGCGG AGCCATCGAGAGCCTCAGACAGTGGATTCTCCCATGGAGCGACCAGAGGGCAG CCCCCTGACCCAGGATGAGGACAGACAGGTGGAGCTCCCAGTATAG
- the CSF1 gene encoding macrophage colony-stimulating factor 1 isoform X3 — protein MTARGAAGRCPPTTWLSRLLLLVCLLVSRSITEEVSERCSHMIGNGHLQFLQQLIDSQMETSCQIAFEFVDQEQLKDPVCYLKKAFLLVQDIMEDTMRFKDNTPNANVIVTLQELSLRLSSCFTKDYEEQDKACVRTFHETPLQLLEKIKNVFNETKNLLKKDWNVFSKNCNKSFEKCSSQDVVTKPDCNCLYPKATPTSDLASVSPQQPLAPSTAPMAGLTRADSEGTEGGSLLPSELPLRTVDLEPGTAKQRPPRSTCQSFDSPEPPGVEASPIGDSPQPQSSAGAPTPGMEHILDSVLGTNWTLEEASGEASEGPVPQGAELSSSRPGGGSIQAKMTARPSDLLSASFPLSYSARSQQPEDMTSIPLPTVGPARPTGQAQSHTPEKTDRPSAKPRDHQEPGSARTPSRPPRSLSSLRTPSRPPRSPGSPSALSAQPGHDRQQEGPSDPQLPGFVFRLLVPSIILVLLAVGGLLFYRQRRRSHREPQTVDSPMERPEGSPLTQDEDRQVELPV, from the exons ATGACCGCGCGGGGCGCCGCCGGGCGCTGCCCTCCCACG ACATGGCTGAGCCGCCTGCTACTGCTGGTCTGTCTCCTGGTGAGCAGGAGTATTACCGAGGAGGTGTCAGAGCGCTGTAGCCACATGATTGGGAACGGACACCTGCAGTTCCTGCAGCAGCTG ATTGACAGTCAGATGGAGACTTCGTGCCAAATTGCCTTTGAGTTTGTAGACCAGGAGCAGTTG AAAGATCCCGTGTGCTACCTTAAGAAGGCCTTTCTCCTAGTGCAAGACATAATGGAGGACACCATGCGCTTCAAAGACAATACTCCCAATGCCAATGTCATCGTGACGCTCCAGGAACTCTCTCTGAGGCTAAGCAGCTGCTTCACCAAGGACTATGAAGAGCAGGACAAG GCCTGTGTACGAACTTTCCATGAGACACCCCTCCAGTTGCTGGAAAAGATCAAGAATGTCTTTAATGAAACAAAGAATCTCCTTAAAAAGGACTGGAACGTTTTCAGCAAGAACTGCAACAAGAGCTTTGAGAAATGCTCCAGCCAAG ATGTGGTGACCAAGCCTGATTGCAACTGCCTGTACCCCAAAGCCACCCCTACCAGTGACCTGGCCTCTGTCTCCCCTCAGCAGCCCCTTGCCCCCTCCACGGCCCCCATGGCTGGCTTGACCCGGGCTGACTCTGAGGGGACAGAGGGCGGCTCCCTCTTGCCCAGTGAGCTGCCCCTCCGCACAGTGGACCTGGAGCCGGGCACTGCCAAGCAGCGAccacccaggagcacctgccAGAGCTTTGACTCTCCAGAGCCCCCGGGTGTAGAGGCCAGTCCTATCGGAGACTCACCTCAGCCCCAGTCCTCTGCCGGGGCCCCCACCCCTGGGATGGAGCACATTCTTGACTCTGTGTTAGGCACTAACTGGACCCTAGAAGAGGCCTCCGGAGAGGCTAGTGAGGGTCCCGTACCCCAAGGGGCAGAGCTTTCCTCCTCCAGGCCGGGAGGAGGCAGCATCCAGGCCAAGATGACCGCCAGGCCCAGTGACCTCTTGTCAGCATCTTTTCCATTGTCCTACTCAGCCAGGAGCCAGCAGCCAGAGGACATGACTAGCATACCCCTGCCCACGGTGGGCCCTGCGAGACCCACTGGCCAGGCCCAGAGTCATACACCTGAGAAGACAGACCGTCCATCTGCCAAGCCCAGAGACCACCAGGAGCCAGGCTCTGCCAGGACCCCGTCGCGGCCCCCACGAAGCCTCAGCAGTCTCAGGACCCCGTCACGGCCTCCACGAAGCCCCGGCAGTCCCTCGGCCCTCTCTGCACAGCCAG GCCATGACAGGCAGCAGGAGGGACCCTCAGACCCTCAGCTCCCCGGGTTTGTCTTCCGCCTGCTGGTGCCCAGCATCATCCTGGTCCTGCTGGCTGTCGGCGGCCTCCTGTTCTACAGGCAGAGACGGCGG AGCCATCGAGAGCCTCAGACAGTGGATTCTCCCATGGAGCGACCAGAGGGCAG CCCCCTGACCCAGGATGAGGACAGACAGGTGGAGCTCCCAGTATAG
- the CSF1 gene encoding macrophage colony-stimulating factor 1 isoform X4, whose translation MTARGAAGRCPPTTWLSRLLLLVCLLVSRSITEEVSERCSHMIGNGHLQFLQQLIDSQMETSCQIAFEFVDQEQLKDPVCYLKKAFLLVQDIMEDTMRFKDNTPNANVIVTLQELSLRLSSCFTKDYEEQDKACVRTFHETPLQLLEKIKNVFNETKNLLKKDWNVFSKNCNKSFEKCSSQARSQQPEDMTSIPLPTVGPARPTGQAQSHTPEKTDRPSAKPRDHQEPGSARTPSRPPRSLSSLRTPSRPPRSPGSPSALSAQPGLPGSHSWGHVLPIRELEGRRSTRDRRSPTELEGQASEGHRPSARFNSVPLTDTGHDRQQEGPSDPQLPGFVFRLLVPSIILVLLAVGGLLFYRQRRRSHREPQTVDSPMERPEGSPLTQDEDRQVELPV comes from the exons ATGACCGCGCGGGGCGCCGCCGGGCGCTGCCCTCCCACG ACATGGCTGAGCCGCCTGCTACTGCTGGTCTGTCTCCTGGTGAGCAGGAGTATTACCGAGGAGGTGTCAGAGCGCTGTAGCCACATGATTGGGAACGGACACCTGCAGTTCCTGCAGCAGCTG ATTGACAGTCAGATGGAGACTTCGTGCCAAATTGCCTTTGAGTTTGTAGACCAGGAGCAGTTG AAAGATCCCGTGTGCTACCTTAAGAAGGCCTTTCTCCTAGTGCAAGACATAATGGAGGACACCATGCGCTTCAAAGACAATACTCCCAATGCCAATGTCATCGTGACGCTCCAGGAACTCTCTCTGAGGCTAAGCAGCTGCTTCACCAAGGACTATGAAGAGCAGGACAAG GCCTGTGTACGAACTTTCCATGAGACACCCCTCCAGTTGCTGGAAAAGATCAAGAATGTCTTTAATGAAACAAAGAATCTCCTTAAAAAGGACTGGAACGTTTTCAGCAAGAACTGCAACAAGAGCTTTGAGAAATGCTCCAGCCAAG CCAGGAGCCAGCAGCCAGAGGACATGACTAGCATACCCCTGCCCACGGTGGGCCCTGCGAGACCCACTGGCCAGGCCCAGAGTCATACACCTGAGAAGACAGACCGTCCATCTGCCAAGCCCAGAGACCACCAGGAGCCAGGCTCTGCCAGGACCCCGTCGCGGCCCCCACGAAGCCTCAGCAGTCTCAGGACCCCGTCACGGCCTCCACGAAGCCCCGGCAGTCCCTCGGCCCTCTCTGCACAGCCAGGTCTTCCCGGAAGCCACTCCTGGGGCCATGTGCTGCCCATCAGGGAGTTGGAGGGCAGAAGGAGCACCAGGGATCGGAGGAGCCCCACAGAGCTGGAAGGACAAGCAAGTGAGGGGCACAGGCCCTCAGCCCGCTTTAATTCCGTTCCTTTGACTGACACAGGCCATGACAGGCAGCAGGAGGGACCCTCAGACCCTCAGCTCCCCGGGTTTGTCTTCCGCCTGCTGGTGCCCAGCATCATCCTGGTCCTGCTGGCTGTCGGCGGCCTCCTGTTCTACAGGCAGAGACGGCGG AGCCATCGAGAGCCTCAGACAGTGGATTCTCCCATGGAGCGACCAGAGGGCAG CCCCCTGACCCAGGATGAGGACAGACAGGTGGAGCTCCCAGTATAG
- the CSF1 gene encoding macrophage colony-stimulating factor 1 isoform X5 — MTARGAAGRCPPTTWLSRLLLLVCLLVSRSITEEVSERCSHMIGNGHLQFLQQLIDSQMETSCQIAFEFVDQEQLKDPVCYLKKAFLLVQDIMEDTMRFKDNTPNANVIVTLQELSLRLSSCFTKDYEEQDKACVRTFHETPLQLLEKIKNVFNETKNLLKKDWNVFSKNCNKSFEKCSSQGHDRQQEGPSDPQLPGFVFRLLVPSIILVLLAVGGLLFYRQRRRSHREPQTVDSPMERPEGSPLTQDEDRQVELPV, encoded by the exons ATGACCGCGCGGGGCGCCGCCGGGCGCTGCCCTCCCACG ACATGGCTGAGCCGCCTGCTACTGCTGGTCTGTCTCCTGGTGAGCAGGAGTATTACCGAGGAGGTGTCAGAGCGCTGTAGCCACATGATTGGGAACGGACACCTGCAGTTCCTGCAGCAGCTG ATTGACAGTCAGATGGAGACTTCGTGCCAAATTGCCTTTGAGTTTGTAGACCAGGAGCAGTTG AAAGATCCCGTGTGCTACCTTAAGAAGGCCTTTCTCCTAGTGCAAGACATAATGGAGGACACCATGCGCTTCAAAGACAATACTCCCAATGCCAATGTCATCGTGACGCTCCAGGAACTCTCTCTGAGGCTAAGCAGCTGCTTCACCAAGGACTATGAAGAGCAGGACAAG GCCTGTGTACGAACTTTCCATGAGACACCCCTCCAGTTGCTGGAAAAGATCAAGAATGTCTTTAATGAAACAAAGAATCTCCTTAAAAAGGACTGGAACGTTTTCAGCAAGAACTGCAACAAGAGCTTTGAGAAATGCTCCAGCCAAG GCCATGACAGGCAGCAGGAGGGACCCTCAGACCCTCAGCTCCCCGGGTTTGTCTTCCGCCTGCTGGTGCCCAGCATCATCCTGGTCCTGCTGGCTGTCGGCGGCCTCCTGTTCTACAGGCAGAGACGGCGG AGCCATCGAGAGCCTCAGACAGTGGATTCTCCCATGGAGCGACCAGAGGGCAG CCCCCTGACCCAGGATGAGGACAGACAGGTGGAGCTCCCAGTATAG